A region of Phosphitispora fastidiosa DNA encodes the following proteins:
- the murC gene encoding UDP-N-acetylmuramate--L-alanine ligase: MLETGHGNVHFVGIGGSGMSGIATILLQQGYHVSGSDLKQGEPTSRLINMGARVCFGHDGANIGQDTDLVVVSSAIRENNPELQEALRRGIEVVKRGEMLARLMAGKKGIAVAGAHGKTTTSSMVALVFERNGQEPTIVVGGDITEIGGNAKLGSGEYLVAEADESDGSFLLLSPLIEVITNIEDDHMDYYGSREAIKEAFGDFMEKVPSDGYLIVCADDPDLVEMAVAKDKRLLTYGIEHPAMYSARDIRTRGINTYAEIFFGDDRLGVLELNVPGLHNINNAMAAIAVGRTAGLDFEAVAGALKNFKGPHRRFELLGEVDGIRVVDDYAHHPTEVKATLRAAKQTESNRVIGVFQPHRYSRTGLLYREFGEAFPDADMIIINEIYAAGETPVPGVTADLIVNAVSEHENRSVHYFRTLEEITDFLYRTAEPGDLILTMGAGNIRTAGMQLVERLKER; the protein is encoded by the coding sequence TTGTTGGAAACCGGACACGGGAATGTTCATTTCGTTGGAATAGGTGGTTCGGGAATGAGCGGAATTGCCACGATTTTATTGCAGCAGGGATATCATGTAAGCGGGTCAGACCTGAAACAGGGGGAACCCACTTCCCGGTTAATAAATATGGGCGCCCGGGTTTGCTTCGGACATGACGGTGCGAATATTGGACAGGACACTGATCTGGTGGTGGTTTCTTCTGCCATCAGGGAAAATAACCCCGAGCTGCAGGAGGCGCTGAGGCGGGGTATTGAGGTTGTAAAAAGGGGAGAAATGCTGGCCCGGCTGATGGCCGGAAAAAAAGGAATTGCCGTGGCCGGGGCTCATGGAAAAACAACCACCAGTTCCATGGTAGCTCTGGTATTTGAAAGGAACGGTCAGGAACCGACAATTGTGGTCGGTGGGGATATAACTGAAATCGGGGGCAATGCCAAATTGGGGTCAGGAGAGTACCTTGTTGCAGAGGCGGATGAAAGTGATGGTTCGTTTTTGCTATTGTCTCCGTTGATTGAGGTGATTACAAATATAGAGGATGACCATATGGACTACTATGGGAGCAGGGAAGCCATTAAAGAGGCTTTTGGCGATTTTATGGAAAAAGTTCCTTCTGACGGATATCTGATTGTATGTGCCGATGACCCGGACCTGGTGGAAATGGCGGTCGCAAAAGATAAAAGGCTGCTGACTTACGGTATTGAACACCCGGCGATGTATTCGGCCAGAGATATCCGGACCAGGGGTATAAATACATATGCTGAAATTTTTTTCGGGGATGATAGGCTGGGGGTTCTGGAACTTAATGTACCCGGTCTGCATAATATAAATAATGCCATGGCGGCAATTGCAGTTGGCCGGACAGCCGGTCTTGATTTTGAGGCAGTTGCGGGAGCGCTGAAAAATTTTAAGGGACCACACCGAAGATTTGAGTTACTGGGAGAAGTTGATGGCATCAGGGTTGTTGACGATTATGCCCACCATCCAACGGAGGTGAAAGCAACTTTAAGGGCGGCTAAACAGACGGAATCAAATCGTGTCATAGGTGTTTTTCAACCACACAGGTATTCCAGGACAGGGCTGCTTTACAGGGAGTTTGGTGAAGCATTTCCTGATGCAGACATGATTATAATAAATGAGATTTATGCAGCCGGAGAGACACCTGTGCCAGGTGTTACCGCTGATTTGATAGTTAATGCAGTAAGCGAGCATGAGAACAGGAGCGTGCATTATTTCCGGACACTGGAAGAGATTACTGATTTCCTGTATCGGACAGCCGAGCCCGGAGACCTCATCCTGACTATGGGGGCGGGTAATATCAGGACAGCCGGAATGCAACTGGTAGAAAGGCTGAAAGAGAGGTAG
- the mraY gene encoding phospho-N-acetylmuramoyl-pentapeptide-transferase, with product MLEEIIYGFGLALIISLLTGPLLIPVLYKMKFGQYIRDDGPKRHLQKAGTPTMGGVLFLTGAVTGTLVFAPKTGPVFLVLGATLAYGLIGFIDDYIKVVLRRSLGLRAREKLLGQLGVAITVSVVAVFFLGRGTELVIPFSGYRFDIGPVLYIIFTSLIVIPGTVNAVNITDGLDGLAAGSVAISTLAFILAAIMLELQGVAVFGAALVGGCLGFLRYNIHPARVFMGDTGSLALGGALASMAVVTGTELFIPFIGFLYFAEILSVIIQVISFKTTGKRVFLMSPLHHHYELKGWQEQKVVRVFWLAALIGAALGLLGMHNIG from the coding sequence TTGTTGGAAGAGATAATCTACGGGTTTGGTTTGGCTTTGATAATCAGTCTCCTGACAGGACCGCTTTTGATACCTGTACTGTATAAGATGAAGTTTGGGCAGTATATAAGGGATGACGGTCCTAAGAGACATCTGCAGAAGGCGGGTACACCCACCATGGGTGGAGTATTGTTTTTAACCGGTGCGGTAACGGGGACATTAGTATTTGCACCGAAAACAGGACCTGTTTTCCTGGTCCTGGGGGCTACCCTGGCTTATGGACTTATTGGATTCATTGATGATTATATCAAGGTGGTCTTGAGGCGGTCACTGGGACTGCGAGCCCGTGAAAAGCTGTTAGGACAGCTGGGGGTCGCCATTACCGTGTCGGTGGTGGCTGTATTTTTCCTGGGCAGGGGGACAGAGCTGGTTATTCCTTTTTCGGGATACCGGTTTGATATTGGCCCGGTTCTGTACATAATATTCACCTCACTGATAGTGATTCCGGGGACGGTTAATGCGGTCAACATCACAGACGGTCTTGACGGACTGGCTGCCGGTTCGGTGGCGATATCAACACTGGCATTTATCCTGGCTGCAATTATGCTGGAACTCCAGGGAGTGGCCGTATTTGGGGCGGCGCTGGTGGGCGGCTGCCTGGGCTTTTTGAGATACAACATCCACCCGGCTCGTGTTTTTATGGGAGATACCGGTTCCCTGGCCCTGGGAGGGGCTTTGGCATCGATGGCTGTAGTTACCGGGACAGAGTTGTTTATTCCGTTTATTGGATTTCTATACTTTGCTGAAATATTATCTGTAATCATACAGGTTATATCTTTTAAAACGACCGGTAAAAGAGTCTTTCTAATGAGCCCGCTGCACCATCATTACGAGCTTAAAGGATGGCAGGAGCAGAAAGTTGTCCGGGTGTTCTGGCTGGCGGCCTTAATTGGTGCGGCTTTGGGACTGTTGGGAATGCATAATATCGGTTAA
- the murD gene encoding UDP-N-acetylmuramoyl-L-alanine--D-glutamate ligase has product MESSREKQRTKWGTTEWENIKVLVVGIARSGLAAAGFLAGRGARVVLTDKKSEEDLQDVLDQVPENVGIITGVYPEFGSGDFDFVVVSPGVPLNIPPIERAVNLGIPVYSELELASWFAASPIVAITGTNGKTTTTSLVGEIFRDAGRRVCVGGNIGLPLVLEVEKYGPEDVIVAEVSSFQLECIAEFRPKVAVMLNFTPDHLDRHGTMENYTGAKARIYENQDKTDFTVLNYDDPGVAALSGRTPGKVIFFSRRHKVEEGIFVEDGQIVALFGGKTEPVCPVGEVFIRGAHNLENALAAAAAAYVMGVPAEVIGMTLKSFRGVAHRLEPVAEFDGIRFINDSKGTNPDASIKALEAYDEPIILLAGGRNKGSDFSEFARKVKEKVRSLIVLGECRDELRKAVMGTGFTQILEAANFDDAVRMAAAEARPGEIVLLSPACASWDMFRNFEERGERFKELVLSLRR; this is encoded by the coding sequence ATGGAGAGTTCCAGGGAGAAACAGAGAACAAAATGGGGAACAACTGAATGGGAGAACATAAAGGTACTGGTGGTGGGGATAGCCCGCAGCGGACTGGCAGCAGCCGGCTTCCTGGCCGGAAGGGGAGCCCGCGTGGTACTTACTGATAAAAAGTCCGAGGAGGACTTGCAGGATGTTCTTGACCAGGTGCCGGAGAATGTTGGTATTATTACCGGTGTGTATCCCGAGTTCGGTTCCGGTGACTTCGACTTTGTGGTGGTCAGCCCGGGTGTGCCTCTGAATATACCACCGATTGAGCGTGCTGTTAACCTGGGAATTCCGGTATACAGTGAGCTGGAACTGGCCTCATGGTTCGCCGCATCTCCCATTGTTGCCATTACCGGAACCAATGGGAAGACAACCACGACATCACTTGTTGGGGAGATTTTCAGGGATGCCGGCAGGCGTGTTTGTGTTGGAGGCAATATCGGCCTGCCCCTGGTGCTGGAAGTGGAAAAGTATGGCCCTGAAGATGTTATTGTGGCCGAGGTGTCCAGTTTTCAGCTAGAGTGTATTGCAGAGTTCCGGCCCAAGGTGGCTGTTATGCTTAATTTTACACCCGACCACCTGGACAGGCACGGGACGATGGAAAACTATACCGGCGCCAAGGCCAGGATATATGAGAATCAAGACAAGACTGATTTTACGGTACTTAATTATGACGACCCCGGAGTGGCCGCATTAAGTGGCCGGACTCCGGGAAAAGTAATATTTTTCAGCCGGAGGCATAAGGTAGAAGAAGGAATATTTGTTGAGGACGGGCAAATAGTGGCATTGTTTGGCGGAAAAACCGAACCGGTCTGTCCAGTGGGGGAAGTGTTTATCAGGGGAGCCCATAACCTGGAAAATGCCCTGGCTGCAGCCGCGGCCGCCTATGTAATGGGCGTTCCGGCAGAAGTTATCGGCATGACCCTGAAAAGCTTCCGGGGAGTGGCGCACCGGCTGGAACCTGTTGCCGAGTTTGATGGAATCAGGTTTATCAATGATTCCAAGGGAACTAATCCCGATGCCTCAATAAAGGCCCTCGAAGCTTATGATGAACCTATTATACTCCTGGCCGGCGGGAGAAATAAGGGCAGTGATTTCAGCGAGTTTGCCCGGAAAGTTAAGGAAAAGGTACGCAGCCTGATAGTCCTTGGCGAATGCAGGGACGAACTGCGTAAAGCCGTTATGGGGACCGGCTTTACACAAATCCTGGAGGCCGCAAATTTTGATGATGCCGTCAGGATGGCTGCGGCAGAAGCCAGACCCGGGGAAATTGTGCTGTTGTCACCGGCCTGTGCCAGCTGGGATATGTTCAGGAACTTCGAGGAGCGGGGAGAACGATTTAAGGAGCTTGTACTCAGCCTAAGGAGGTAA
- a CDS encoding response regulator transcription factor — translation MWAKSFGLGIVQGWLWLFFLNGPLMYGVTTKSGGSPETVFMAFLLCTSISYLLIAKMGKITAGLWKKPLFIILSISLMTAGTLVCGLIGNDSPELRYNLLIILGSLLAGVGSAMLISAWGERYSTLPAHQASLAFGIAVTVGTIIFFIVSKLPLLMAVPVTAFIPLGSMILLLRETNTIAEPQQDASIRSAESFPFPVRLVVLIILFYVAGGLMHKMIASGQQLGFVENFWLTNMVYFAVCLSAGVFVYFNPGLDLRLLYRPILPLLGVGFVLFPFLHISYPVIPFTFLQTGFALFDLYTWILFAYLAARHRFPWSVIAWGMFLITTAIFSGEFIFKEISSAISLSIAETDLISLLAALLMFIGTMVFRGERETFAGWNYPSAPVKPEIAEARLSNKAHAETACSVWKIPNPEGGSPVGAAQEGSPVAQFAGHYGLTPREKQIMELLLEGRNNPYIRENLNISNNTLKTHLRNTFRKLSISDRQELLDLYREFKDSFL, via the coding sequence ATGTGGGCTAAATCATTTGGGCTGGGAATTGTGCAGGGCTGGTTATGGCTGTTCTTTCTGAACGGCCCGCTTATGTATGGTGTCACCACTAAATCTGGCGGGAGCCCTGAAACCGTGTTTATGGCCTTTTTACTTTGCACCTCAATTTCATATCTGCTTATTGCCAAAATGGGTAAAATAACAGCAGGGTTGTGGAAAAAACCATTATTTATAATTCTGTCTATATCATTAATGACAGCCGGAACTCTGGTATGCGGTTTAATAGGAAATGATAGTCCGGAACTTCGTTACAATCTGCTGATTATACTGGGTTCACTTCTGGCAGGGGTGGGTTCTGCCATGCTGATATCGGCATGGGGTGAACGGTACAGTACTCTTCCTGCCCATCAGGCCAGCCTGGCCTTCGGTATCGCGGTAACGGTCGGAACCATCATTTTCTTTATTGTCAGCAAGCTTCCGTTACTTATGGCAGTCCCAGTCACTGCCTTTATACCACTGGGTTCCATGATCCTGCTGCTGCGCGAAACTAATACCATAGCTGAACCGCAGCAGGATGCCTCTATCCGGTCGGCTGAATCCTTTCCCTTTCCCGTACGGTTAGTAGTGCTAATCATTTTATTTTACGTGGCCGGCGGCCTGATGCATAAGATGATTGCCTCAGGACAGCAATTAGGCTTTGTCGAAAACTTCTGGCTTACCAATATGGTGTACTTCGCCGTATGCCTGTCAGCAGGAGTATTTGTTTACTTCAATCCCGGCCTTGACCTGAGATTACTTTACCGGCCAATTCTTCCTCTCCTTGGAGTTGGTTTTGTGCTGTTCCCCTTTTTACATATTTCTTATCCTGTGATTCCTTTTACTTTCCTGCAGACCGGGTTTGCTCTTTTTGACCTTTACACCTGGATACTTTTTGCATACCTGGCGGCACGTCATCGTTTTCCGTGGAGTGTCATTGCCTGGGGTATGTTCCTGATTACAACGGCCATTTTTTCCGGAGAATTTATTTTTAAAGAGATCTCGTCAGCAATTTCGCTAAGCATAGCAGAAACTGATTTGATTTCCCTTTTGGCGGCACTGCTGATGTTTATCGGGACAATGGTTTTCCGGGGAGAGCGGGAAACATTTGCCGGCTGGAATTATCCTTCTGCCCCTGTAAAGCCGGAGATAGCTGAAGCGCGTCTGAGCAATAAGGCTCATGCAGAAACAGCCTGTAGTGTCTGGAAGATACCAAACCCTGAAGGCGGGTCTCCGGTTGGGGCTGCTCAGGAAGGTTCTCCAGTTGCACAGTTCGCCGGGCATTACGGCCTGACACCCCGGGAAAAACAGATTATGGAACTGCTCCTGGAGGGACGGAACAACCCTTATATCCGGGAAAATCTCAACATTTCCAACAACACCCTGAAAACCCATCTGCGCAACACTTTCCGCAAACTCTCCATCAGTGACCGCCAGGAACTCCTTGACCTGTACAGGGAATTCAAGGATAGTTTTCTTTGA
- a CDS encoding UDP-N-acetylmuramoyl-tripeptide--D-alanyl-D-alanine ligase, producing the protein MYEFTAEEIAGAVSGEMLQGDPGVLFDRVSTDTRQINEGDLFIALVGDRFDAHDFIDRAVSQKAAGVIVSREVDTGPWPGPVILVTDTLKALQDLAAHNRSKFAGLVIGVTGSNGKTTTKDLIAAVLEQRYAVLKTDGNLNNHIGLPLTLLKLDNSFGAVVLEMGMRGLREIDLLAGIAKPDGAVITNIGETHLERLGSLANIARAKGEILDHIDPEGFAILNGDDCMVRGQAARCRGRVVFYGTGGDVQLTAQDIRSPEGRSISFTALTSEGKIDLNLPIPGRHNVLNALAAVGVGLEAGVSLEKIKKGLGNARLTSMRLGIKEGKRATVIDDTYNANPASVKAALEILADVGRGKRKIAILGDMYELGTRAFDGHREVGEAAADRQVDVLVTVGSLAREIALGATMTENPPVEIISFNATGETAEILGKVVRPGDVVLVKGSRGVKMESIVEYLLQMT; encoded by the coding sequence ATGTATGAATTCACTGCGGAAGAAATTGCCGGGGCAGTGTCGGGGGAAATGTTGCAGGGTGACCCCGGTGTGCTCTTTGACCGGGTGTCCACTGATACCAGGCAGATTAATGAGGGAGACCTCTTTATTGCTTTAGTGGGAGATCGCTTTGATGCCCATGATTTTATTGACAGGGCAGTATCCCAAAAAGCCGCCGGAGTTATAGTCAGCCGGGAGGTTGATACCGGACCCTGGCCGGGACCGGTCATTCTGGTCACGGATACTCTTAAGGCCCTGCAGGACCTGGCGGCACACAACAGGAGTAAATTTGCCGGTCTGGTGATAGGGGTTACCGGAAGCAACGGGAAAACCACCACAAAGGACCTGATCGCTGCTGTCCTGGAACAGAGGTATGCCGTCCTGAAGACTGACGGGAACCTGAATAACCATATTGGACTGCCCCTGACACTGCTTAAACTGGATAACAGTTTTGGCGCTGTTGTTTTGGAGATGGGCATGAGGGGACTCCGGGAAATTGACCTCCTGGCCGGAATTGCTAAACCTGATGGTGCAGTAATTACAAATATAGGGGAAACGCACCTGGAAAGGCTCGGTTCGCTTGCCAATATAGCCAGGGCTAAGGGTGAGATCCTTGACCACATTGATCCTGAGGGGTTTGCCATACTCAATGGGGATGACTGTATGGTCCGCGGTCAGGCAGCGAGATGCCGGGGCCGGGTGGTGTTTTATGGCACAGGTGGAGATGTGCAGCTTACGGCACAGGACATCCGAAGTCCGGAAGGCAGAAGCATAAGCTTTACAGCCCTGACTTCAGAAGGTAAAATCGATCTGAACCTGCCTATTCCCGGCAGGCATAATGTCCTTAATGCCTTGGCTGCTGTAGGAGTGGGTCTGGAGGCCGGGGTTTCTCTTGAGAAGATAAAGAAGGGACTTGGGAATGCCAGGCTTACATCCATGAGACTGGGGATTAAAGAGGGTAAAAGGGCTACTGTTATTGATGACACCTATAATGCCAATCCCGCGTCTGTTAAGGCAGCTCTGGAAATTCTAGCCGATGTGGGCCGGGGGAAAAGAAAAATAGCCATCCTCGGAGACATGTATGAGTTGGGGACAAGGGCTTTTGACGGACACCGGGAGGTTGGTGAAGCAGCTGCGGACAGGCAGGTGGATGTACTGGTTACAGTCGGCAGCCTGGCCCGGGAAATAGCGCTGGGGGCAACTATGACGGAAAATCCTCCTGTGGAGATTATTAGTTTTAATGCTACCGGAGAAACCGCAGAAATTCTCGGGAAGGTGGTCCGGCCCGGTGATGTGGTTCTGGTTAAAGGTTCGCGCGGAGTTAAGATGGAGAGTATAGTGGAGTACCTCCTGCAGATGACATAA
- a CDS encoding UDP-N-acetylglucosamine 1-carboxyvinyltransferase: MEKFIVIGGKRLKGNVRVSGAKNAILPILAASLLTKGISIIHEVPALLDVQVMKEVLTYLGARIKCDGSTVTVDSSKVGSLEISEDLMRKMRASNLVMGPLLGRFGRVKAAYPGGCATL; encoded by the coding sequence GTGGAGAAGTTTATTGTTATTGGAGGTAAACGTCTAAAGGGGAATGTAAGGGTAAGCGGCGCCAAGAATGCTATCCTTCCTATTCTGGCGGCCAGTCTGCTCACCAAGGGTATAAGTATTATTCATGAGGTTCCGGCCCTCCTGGATGTCCAGGTGATGAAAGAGGTGCTGACATATCTTGGGGCCCGGATAAAGTGCGATGGCAGCACAGTTACCGTTGATAGCAGCAAAGTCGGCAGCCTGGAAATTTCAGAAGACCTGATGCGTAAAATGAGGGCCTCAAATCTGGTCATGGGTCCTCTTCTGGGGAGGTTCGGCCGGGTTAAGGCTGCCTACCCAGGTGGATGTGCCACTTTATAG
- the spoVE gene encoding stage V sporulation protein E, producing the protein MYPRKKSPDILLFGAVVLLLGIGVVMVYSASQVTAYERLDDTFYYLKRQVLWALIGIAAMISVMKIDYWKYKKWAIPLLIMAFVLLIAVVMPGIGKSVKGAQRWLGVGSMRIQPSEVIKLSLVIFMSYGLAKNRSRLKQFASGMLPYLAILALACLLILLQPDLGTAVSLAGTVYIMLFAAGARGKHLIYLALAGLAAVCLAIVLEPYRMSRFLAFLDPWADPQGTGFHIIQSLYALGSGGLFGLGLGQSHQKFFYLPEQHTDFIFAVLGEELGFFGGAFVIMLFLVFVWRGFKVALSTQDPFASLLAVGLTSMIALQAIINIGVVTGSLPITGIPLPLISFGGSSLVFTLIGVGILLNISRYISSR; encoded by the coding sequence TTGTATCCTCGGAAAAAGTCGCCTGATATTCTCTTGTTTGGTGCTGTGGTGCTGCTGCTGGGCATCGGTGTGGTCATGGTGTACAGCGCCAGCCAGGTTACCGCTTATGAAAGACTTGATGACACCTTTTATTACCTGAAAAGACAGGTGCTGTGGGCTCTGATAGGGATTGCCGCAATGATTTCAGTGATGAAAATTGATTACTGGAAGTATAAGAAATGGGCGATCCCGCTGTTAATAATGGCATTTGTCCTTCTTATTGCAGTTGTAATGCCCGGTATCGGGAAGAGTGTCAAAGGCGCCCAGCGCTGGCTGGGAGTCGGATCCATGAGGATTCAGCCTTCAGAGGTAATCAAGCTTTCGCTGGTGATTTTCATGTCCTATGGGCTGGCTAAGAACCGCAGCCGGCTCAAACAGTTTGCTTCAGGAATGCTTCCTTACCTGGCTATTCTGGCCTTGGCCTGCTTGTTGATTTTGCTCCAGCCTGACCTGGGAACTGCTGTGTCTCTTGCCGGGACTGTCTATATAATGCTGTTTGCCGCAGGGGCCAGGGGCAAACACCTGATTTACCTGGCTTTAGCAGGTCTGGCAGCAGTTTGTCTGGCAATTGTCCTCGAGCCGTACCGGATGAGCCGTTTCCTGGCCTTTCTGGATCCTTGGGCAGATCCGCAGGGAACGGGGTTTCATATCATCCAGTCACTGTATGCGCTTGGTTCCGGCGGGTTGTTTGGTCTGGGCCTGGGACAGAGTCACCAGAAGTTTTTTTATCTCCCTGAGCAGCATACGGATTTTATATTCGCTGTTCTGGGTGAGGAACTGGGGTTTTTTGGCGGGGCCTTTGTAATTATGCTGTTCCTGGTTTTTGTATGGCGGGGTTTTAAGGTTGCCCTGAGTACCCAGGATCCCTTTGCGAGCTTGTTGGCAGTGGGGCTGACTTCGATGATTGCCCTTCAGGCCATTATAAATATTGGAGTAGTTACCGGATCCCTGCCGATTACCGGAATACCGCTGCCGCTGATAAGTTTTGGCGGCTCATCCCTTGTTTTTACACTGATAGGGGTGGGGATTCTTTTGAATATTTCACGATATATCTCTTCGCGATGA
- the murB gene encoding UDP-N-acetylmuramate dehydrogenase gives MDPCEIEQSLEKLLKGEVKSCESMKNHTSWRVGGPADIMVLPSSIEDIRLCQQFAIQQGLPLTVMGNGSNMLVKDGGIRGIVLKISRGFNQIEVKGTVITAEAGVFIPTLSARAAREGLTGMEFAAGIPASVGGAVSMNAGAHGKSMADVVRGVTALTGDGNTVSLEKEEIGFSYRKSGIPGKGLVILTADFDLKPGEPEEIMAANKVNLEKRRRSQPLEFPTAGSVFANPPGQWAGWLIENAGCKGMRIGDAMVSDKHANFIVNLGMAKAEDILQLITRIKNLVMQKYQIELELEVRVVGE, from the coding sequence ATGGACCCTTGCGAAATTGAGCAGAGTTTGGAAAAATTGCTTAAAGGTGAAGTTAAAAGCTGCGAAAGCATGAAGAACCATACCTCCTGGCGGGTTGGCGGCCCGGCGGACATAATGGTGCTGCCTTCCTCTATCGAAGATATCAGGCTATGCCAGCAGTTTGCCATTCAACAAGGCCTGCCGTTGACAGTGATGGGGAATGGTTCCAATATGCTTGTCAAAGACGGGGGCATCAGGGGGATTGTACTCAAGATTTCCCGGGGATTTAACCAGATTGAGGTTAAGGGTACAGTGATTACAGCTGAAGCGGGGGTGTTTATCCCAACTTTGTCCGCCAGGGCTGCCCGGGAAGGCTTGACAGGTATGGAATTTGCGGCCGGCATTCCGGCTTCCGTGGGGGGCGCTGTGAGCATGAATGCAGGAGCCCACGGTAAGAGTATGGCTGATGTTGTCAGGGGGGTTACCGCACTGACAGGTGATGGGAATACCGTCTCTTTGGAGAAAGAAGAGATTGGTTTTTCATATCGAAAAAGCGGCATCCCTGGTAAAGGCCTGGTGATCCTGACTGCAGATTTTGACCTGAAACCGGGAGAACCGGAGGAGATAATGGCTGCAAATAAAGTCAACCTGGAGAAACGAAGGCGCTCACAGCCCCTGGAGTTTCCAACTGCGGGCAGTGTCTTCGCTAATCCCCCCGGACAGTGGGCCGGGTGGCTCATCGAAAATGCCGGGTGTAAGGGAATGAGAATTGGTGATGCCATGGTTTCAGACAAACACGCTAATTTCATTGTGAATTTGGGCATGGCTAAGGCTGAAGATATCTTACAACTAATAACCCGAATAAAGAACCTTGTCATGCAAAAGTACCAAATTGAGCTGGAACTGGAGGTTCGGGTTGTAGGTGAATAA
- the murG gene encoding undecaprenyldiphospho-muramoylpentapeptide beta-N-acetylglucosaminyltransferase — MRIVLTGGGTGGHIYPALAIARGLKENNPKAEVLFLGTAKGLEADIVPREGFNFEIITAEALRRKLSLRVFKTVFSAIKGFFDALRILKRFKPTVVVGTGGYVCAPVISAAVMLKIPTLIHEQNAYPGITNKLLSGFVTKVAATFPESRKYFSSRADIKVTGLPVRPEITMAEREAGVKALSLDGNRFTVLVLGGSRGARSINKALPDVAAKVCGQQGMQLVLVTGQTGYEETLGDFRSRGIDLAGCGNVTVTPYLYNIDEALAVADLVICRAGATSIAEITVRGLPSVLIPYPYASGNHQEYNAEALVRKGAAVMIPDRNLTSKVLWDTIYNLFSDRQVLAGMAEKSRSLGKPGALKHILQLINDISGQ; from the coding sequence GTGCGGATAGTTCTTACCGGCGGCGGTACAGGGGGGCATATTTATCCCGCCCTGGCCATTGCCAGAGGTTTAAAAGAAAATAACCCGAAGGCAGAAGTGCTGTTTTTGGGGACTGCTAAAGGGTTGGAGGCAGACATTGTCCCGCGTGAGGGGTTTAATTTTGAAATAATTACAGCTGAAGCCCTGAGGCGGAAACTATCTTTACGGGTATTTAAGACTGTTTTTAGCGCCATCAAGGGTTTTTTTGACGCTTTACGAATTTTAAAAAGGTTTAAACCAACTGTGGTAGTGGGAACCGGAGGGTATGTCTGCGCTCCTGTTATCAGTGCAGCGGTAATGCTCAAAATACCGACCCTGATTCATGAGCAGAATGCATATCCCGGGATCACCAATAAGCTTTTGTCAGGCTTTGTGACGAAAGTTGCAGCTACATTTCCCGAATCCAGGAAGTATTTCAGTTCCAGGGCTGATATCAAAGTAACCGGACTTCCGGTAAGGCCGGAGATTACAATGGCAGAACGGGAAGCGGGAGTCAAGGCCCTGAGCCTTGACGGGAACAGATTTACTGTCCTGGTTCTGGGCGGCAGCCGTGGGGCCCGGAGCATTAACAAGGCCCTGCCTGATGTGGCCGCGAAGGTTTGCGGACAGCAGGGTATGCAGCTGGTGCTGGTGACCGGACAAACCGGATATGAGGAGACCTTAGGTGATTTCAGGTCCAGGGGAATAGACCTTGCCGGGTGTGGGAATGTTACTGTCACCCCTTATTTATACAATATTGATGAGGCTCTTGCGGTTGCAGACCTGGTTATATGCCGGGCCGGGGCTACTTCAATTGCCGAGATTACGGTTCGGGGGCTGCCGTCGGTTCTGATTCCTTACCCATACGCCTCCGGCAATCACCAGGAATATAATGCGGAAGCGCTGGTCAGAAAAGGGGCTGCAGTGATGATACCGGACCGGAACCTTACCTCTAAAGTCCTGTGGGATACCATATATAATTTGTTCTCCGACAGACAGGTTCTTGCCGGAATGGCAGAAAAATCGCGCAGTCTGGGTAAACCCGGGGCGCTGAAACATATCCTGCAGCTTATAAACGATATCAGCGGGCAGTAA